In Alosa alosa isolate M-15738 ecotype Scorff River chromosome 10, AALO_Geno_1.1, whole genome shotgun sequence, the genomic stretch TGAGCTAAGACCCTCTGCTTATCATTAATTCACAGGCTCTTCAATTATTCACACACTTCCTTATTGTCTTAGCCACTCTTCCCTCTTCCTTTAGGGCAGATTTAGTACATAAGCAAGCAAGGCACAAGAGGTTGATTTAGCAATGGCACCACAAAACATCATTCTAAGTTATGACACTATTAATACAACTACACATGGAAACAGCAGACTCCCGAGACAAATCTAATGCTGGCACAGCCTCAACACCGTATGATTACAATCATTACAAATCGCTGAAAGACCAtgcaaatgacaaaaaaaacacttgccattttttgtattttatttttttttgtatcacaACCTAATTTCAAGTCTGAGGGTCTCAAGTCTCTGAGAACAAAGCAGGTGAACTTGCATGTTTAAATAGATTTTGCTGTCATTTAACATCAAAACAACATAcgtttaaaaataataaaaagtaggctattagTAAGCTATACCTAAGCAGAACAACATAGTGAAGCAATGATTTGGATGACCAAAATAACTGTCCAATGAGCCTTTTTGACTTGCAGATCATTTAAACAATACAAATAATGCAGAATTAAATTCTTATATGGAAAAACAACAACCCACAAATGCAGGCTATCCTTGAACGTACAAAATCACAAGATGGCAAAACCTTGGAGTGATTGCGCTAAACCCTATTTCTTGACCTTTTCACCAAGGCGTGTCAATCTCAAAATCCTCTAAAACCCAGAAAATGTTTCCCCTGCACAGATATGTCACGATCATACTTGTCTCCTCATGCAATTCACTTCACTGTAATCCTGGTCACCCTATGACTCACCATTGCGTCTTGGCATCCACCACTACTTGCTGCTAAATGTATTACTTTGAGCCCAATggctcaactctccctctcgaCTACTACCATGGATACCACCCTGGCGAACACACCTTGTGTGGTGAGCCTTCAATTGGAGGAATTGTGGAATATTTCAGCAGACCAACAAAATTAAACCTGAAGATAAACCAAGGACCCCCCCAAACGCACACCACCATCTTTGAAACCCAGATGTTACAAACACATATGAAAAATGTAAAAGGTATATGATGTATGGAAAGTAATGTAAAGCTACATATACAGtgcaggggcagccgtggcccactggttagcactctggacttgtaaccggagggttgccggttcgagccccgaccagtgggccgcggctgaagtgcccttgagcaaggcacctaacccctcactgctccccgagcgccgctgttgttgcaggcagctcactgcgccggattagtgtgtgcttcacctcactgtgtgttcactgtgtgctgagtgctaattcacggattgggataaatgcagagaccaaatttccctcacgggatcaaaagagtatatatacttatacagatAAGGTATCCAAACATGAGGCATACAAGAGGTGGTTCCTACAGATCTCTGTCCTGTGTCTGCTTTGCAGTGGCCAGCATAAGAGAGTGGACAGAAAACCTTGGTGAGACTACACAGAAGGCTGACTAGAATTCAAGGccatttatttaacattaatGTATACGCTTACAGTTTTGGGCAGTGCTTCCGATAGCTGTCGAAACCTTGGTGATGTCATTGCACTGGATATGACGAGGCTAATTCAACTGACTAATCATTTTTGTCCTGAGTGTCTCTTTCCGGAACCTGCCAATTCTAACCAACTGCCATTTAATTCTGAAAGTGCCATTAGAACGAATCAATAACTTATTCTGGGCCACACTCTGATACATACTGAGGGTGGACCTGTCACCGAGAGGAAGTGACTGGGGGAAATTTTAATTTTAGAAAGGAAATGTGGTTCAGCGCAGGTTTCTTAAGAAATGTCAGCTTTACAGCTATTTGATAATCCATACAAATCTGATTCTCTCTCACCGTTGGGTATCTGAGGGCTCGATGCTGATAGATTGGTTTCATTTAGGCTACCAGACACCAAGGTGTCAGAGCTGCAACTGGAGCTGAACACACTGAGGAGCACAAAGACTGACTTCAAAGACAGCCCGCAACATCATCAATCTGTTTTCTGCATTTAAACAATACCTGTTGGGCTATAATGACTGGGACAAAAAGCTATAATGTGTGGAAAAAAAGATTATATAAGTTCTAAATATACTAGGTAAATCAACATCAACAGAAAATAACCACAAAACACAGACTTTTACTGTCTATATGTGATTACTCAAATGCAATTTACATAAATCTCAGAAATGGAAATAAAATCTTTACGGCAAAAGAGAGTGATGGCAATTTTGCTGTATGAATACCTTTAAAATGGAAGAGCTACTGAGAATTGTCTAAGAGCACTGTTAGTGCAGGAAAGAGCAAGCAGTGTAATTAAAAATCAATCTGGAGATAAAACTGCAACTCACTGTCTGCCGTACAGCCTTTCTAATGCTCTGAGAGGACAGTATAGCTAACCTTCCCCTATCAAACGAGCTCAGTGAGACAGAACACCTGAAACCTCTCCATCTAGGCTGACGCGATTAAGAAAAATAAGGTCCCCCTGATTAGAAATCCATGTTGAGGCAAGAGCCAGCCTCACATTTTCAACCTGGGTCACTTGAAGTTAAAGGCCAAGCAAAACACTGATTACGTACAGATTTCATATTGTTTCACCGCACCAATCTAACCACAAAACTTTAAGGAGGCGTATCAGGGGTAGAACTCGTACTGGAGGAACTACCAGCACGTTaccaccaacaaaaaaaaaaaactcttcagCCTCATATAAACAGTTTATGTTACAGTAGTAGCCAAagacaaaattaaataaataacatcaCATACGAACATTGATTTCTTGGTCTCACTATAATTTCCATTCTAAAGCCCAATTTATGGTTCTGTGACGACTCGATGCAGTAGCTATGCCATTGCCTTTACGCCGTCTCGAACCTTTTTCATTCCTGCGTCACCTGTGTCCCTGTAGCTCACCAATGAAATGGTAGTTAGATTGTCAAACTCCATACACTGCCGTGGttaaatataaatgtttttttttgctcttttcttgcttagattttATAAAAGTTATCGAGAAAGACACAATGTAATCCAATAACCTAGTTATTGTAACCATAAAATACGCCTGAGGTTATTTGTGAGGTGTCTGCCAGCCAGTTTATGTtatgttagcaagcgaactccCCTCAACAACAGACATCTCAACCCACGAGACCAAAGAACCGCAGTAATAACCATATTGGCCTCCCATGGGACCTATGTAGTTTCATCTGTCAATCAACCCGTCAATGAAATTGTCCATCAGTCAATCACTGCTCATTATCATGTGGTGAACTGAATTATCAACAAAATTCGCTTGAAGTCATTCCCCACGATTAATAGTCAAATGAGGTATGGTTTAAACAGCATTTGCAGTAGGGCTGGATGATACGGCCCTGATCTCAATATGTTGAGGAGAAATGGCAATATACGATATATGATATGGCACAATAAAATCGTATAAAATAATGTTTATATAGTTACACAAGGTTAACGCAACACTGTCCTACATCTTAATAGTTGTATTCAATAAAAgtttttcaataaaaaaaaaaaaaacctgattgCACTTACAACTCTGCAAGAAAgacacatgagcacacaaagCAATGAAAAGGCATCATCCCGCTACTGTAGGGTctttctgtgtcaaatcagGTTGTTGCTGCTGCACCCTCTCAGATTTGGTTCAAATCTTGTCTATATCATGAATGGgtcccaaaaccaaggcctgtcaaatatttattttcaaatccaatgtgttgatattgatgCCCATGATATTCTACAAGCATAAACCTAGCTTGAATATCTGGCATATGATAAACTACCTTTGAGAGAAAACTCCACACATGATCTCACCCCAAAACATCTGTCCATCTAATGAAACAGTACTGACACCAAGTGGACACTCCTATAACTGAGATGGGTGAGCTACAGCACAACCTGGTCCAGTGGGGGCCCAGGGCATACTGGGTCTCAATTTTAAAATCATTTGCCCAAAAATGTCAAAAGTGAGGTTCATATAAATGTGAAAAAACAGGTCATCTAAAAAATACTTGGCAAACTTGATTTACTTTCAGATATTATACTAATTCACACCAAATATGCTGCATTTTAATCCGTTTCTCTGAAGAGTCGCCAATTAAATGAAACTCAATCAAGAaagaattaaaaacaaataactaACCTTACAACTCCAAAAGCCTTCTGCatgacaacaaacaaaaaacctcCAGAATGACTGGGAATGTTTCCCAAAACGTAAACACCGTCAAACCCACACCAAGTGCAGGGGTAACCTTCAGCGGAATTTAAGTTGCACTTACTTTTCATTGTTCcagcatcttcatcttcatcatccgAGTTGATGACCATGGTGCCCATTTGAGATACCATGGTGCCGCTATGCTCAATCATGGTGCCCGCTGAGCTGCCCAGAGACCCAGCCGCCCGGATGGTGCCCAAGTCAGAAGTGCCTGCCCTGACCATGGTGCCCTGGTCCACGTCATCCTCTTCCTAGtgtggtacacatgcacacgcaaacagtacatttcaatttcacagtATCAAAAAATATGCCACGATTACTTTATTATACAGGTACATAAAAATGGTCAACAACACAAATGAAAATGTACGTAAGGTGTACTGTTTGCCCTGATGAcagagatatccacgcactggcgcccccccctgcgacgtgttcgcccccggtttcagagctattctaaatgcaaaaatgtatagagggagttatgacaaaactgtgactgttaacaaactataagctatttaaggtaggccctatgctaggcctattacacaacataaatggtcactaggctatgagtgagcatagctacggtataggctaaatcaaggggaaataatgagtacgtctattctaaggtaaagtccacaaaaatagacttgataggcccgccaaacactgccggaactttaagaacgaacgatattttgcgttccgaaccggttcaagaccgatatgttggtggcggaacgcatgcaagaacgaaaacgttaaacataggcctacctaaaccgttcggaacggaacgtttgaaaaataatttcgttttcaagccctgcaaTGGAGTcacgagtccatgtaccaagtttggttttgatacgtgaaaggGTTGCTGTGATATGAcctacttcctgtttggcagctACGCCGCCGATTTCGCTTGATTGTGATGGGCAAACACTTTggaaagtcaaaagtatgctgACGGGAATAATAAAAAGATAGTACACTTAAAAAGAACGATAGTGTGAATACTTCAGCAAGTACGCTAATAATTGTATACGTTTGCCAAACTTTGTCTTTTGTtgtgttttactgtgtgtgtagctgcaaCTGTGGTGCTCGTACCGAGTTCTCCTCCTCGTCCTGGTCCTGCTCCCtctgctgctcctcctgcttCTTCAGCTTAATCTCCATTGCGTCAGTGATCAGGGCCCGTAGGATGCTGCTGGGATTGGAGCTCTTAGTGAACGGGTGCTTGGGGACAGAGCAGAACAAAATGAACACCGTAAATACTCACAGCCAAGACAACAAGCTGAAATACTGCAGGGAAACTAGACACAACAGGGAAACATACAACAGGGAAACATTAAAAAGACCAAACGCGGTGCTGtttatttgcattgttttttactaGGCTCTCTCCAGTGAGAAGCCAGTAATATGAAGGCAATACTTAACAGACCGGATAGAGATGTACAATATTGTATGAACAGTGAGTAAAAGACAATGAAAGAAAGGCTGGGCAAGTGTGCACTAGAAAAACAGGCTTCAcgttggagggagggagggagggggtgagtgAGTGGGGTACCTGCAGAAGCTGGGTGGCCGTGGCTCTGTTTTCAGGGTTCTTCACCAAGCACTGTGTCACAAAGTCTTTGAAAGGCTCAGACCACTGGTCAGGGTGTCTGAACGTGGGGGGAGGATTGGTGGGGATCATAAAAATGGCCTTGAGGAAAAAGAGAAGTCACATGATGTTAGAGGCTCTCTGACCATACAAGTCCACAAAATTCTCTAGAGGGTATATAACAACTCAATCACAATGACTGGCCAACCCTGATATTTTTATGACAAAAGTAAACACTTTGACTTTTGAAACAAAATTGTATCACAAAATCCAGACTACAACAATAGTCTATTATAGGCTACAGAATTAAGATAGGCCATGTTCAATGAATATATGGGTTTATGAAAACCAATAAAAgttgatcacaaaaaaaaaagaatgctcACCCTCATCGGGTGGATGTCTGCGTACGGAGGCTTGCCCTCTGCCATCTCTATGGCTGTGATGCCCAGAGACCAGATATCCGCCACACAGTTGTACCCGATCTCTTGAATCACCTCTGGTGCCATCCAGAATGGCGTGCCAATCACAGTGTTGCGCTTTGCCATGGTGTCCTGCCCGTCAAAGAAAAATTTGAATATTGTTGGACAGATGACATTAGATTTAGACAATTTAGctacaaaaaacaacacaacacaacacatttcaCTTGGGACACTATGGGACCTTCATACCGTTAGCTGTCCAGCCACACCAAAGTCAGCTAGCTTGGCCTGTCCCTCAGCATTGAGCAGGATGTTCCCAGCTTTGATGTCCCTGTGAATCTTCCTCATAAAGTGAAGGTACTCCAAACCTTTTAAAGTGAACTGCAGGATAGCGGCAATCTCATCCTCTGTCAACTGCGGAGCACAAAAGTGGTTAGCTCTCACCATACCATTAATTCTTGTCTCATTTCATCTGTTAAATTCTTTGACATAACAATCATGGGTCAAACAATGAAGTGTCTGTGTGGGTAAGGGTGGTGTTCTTGTAACAGAGGTCATGTTGAAGACTTGCAATGCTCCCACTTCTTCTTTAAAGCAATCAACTATTGTCTTTGACCGACTGGGAGCCTTCAGAGGCTTTATTCAGGGGAACTAGAGTGGCGGAACCTCTGTTCTCTGAGGCGCAGTGGAAGTGGTCAACTTCTGTCTCACCGTTTTATTGCGTAGCCGGATGATGTCAGAGACAGAGCCGGCGCCACAGTACTCCATGACGATCCACAGATCTGTGTTCTTGAAATAACTTCCATAATACTTCACAACATGTGGACtgtataacaaacaaaaaaaggaaagactTTATGACTCGCCTGGAAAGGTACCCTCGTCAATCTGAAGTTCAAGGACATTATCAGAAGAATCCTAATTGACATGTTGCAATTTATCATATCAAGATGCAAACAGAAAGTGGTTTGGAGCAGTAGTAGCAATGACACCTGTCAATCATCAGTCATTCAATCAGCCATAAAAACCTCTGCTAAATACCTGTAACTTTACTTTGACTTTATTTTATAAGGTATTAAGAGCAGTCACCTATTGCACTGTTGCATGATTGAGATCTCCTTGATGATCTCCTGCAGATCCGACTCCACCGGCACCTGCTTGATGGCCACAATCTCCCCTGTTTCCTTAAAATGGGCTTTGAACACACTGCCATAGGAGCTGTTGGgggaaaaccacacacacacacacgacaacatTTATTGTCACAAATCAATAAACTTCAAATATCTAACTAACTAAGCTAAAAGTGCCGCTCATGCTCATTTGAGGCGTGGATACCAGTAGGGTTGCATCATTCAGCAACAACAATTATGGTGACGACCATAACAAGGATTTTAGATGTTTGGTgagacagagtagtagttgcCTTGAAGTTGAAggaagttccattcacatgggAGTAGGCGACACCCAACTGAACTTCCCTTTAATGTACCCTGTGCTAAGAAAAATAGGACTTAATGTCTAATTTGTGACATTTCATTCCGAAACTGagtaacaaaaaatattcaccATTTTAATCAAACCAACAGAGCAAAACGAGTTGTATCATACAGGCCATGATGTAAGCCTGCACCAGACTTTGATTCAGACAGTTACACAAGAacgggaaaaaaacaacaaatatgCATCAGTagagaaaacagaaacacacctATAGGAAGCTGAGTAAGAGGAAGTAAGGAGGCATGCTCAGTAGTGATGGGTTTCGCTTAAATTTTGTATTCAAAAGCAGACTACCAAGACAAGAAATTTAGAATAACTTTCAAGCAGAAAGCAGTGTCCCTACattaacgttagaatactgttgggttgtcgAGGTTTGCACACTATAATGTTaaagctacttgtcaatatctAATTCttgtgcaaggcaagtataactataggctatttattttattgactccgacacagaATGTTTGCTCAACatttcaaccccccccccccccccttcacctaccacaaatacaattaaattctgtgggaaacactgacaacACAGTGTATTTTCAAAAGTAGAGAATATCACCGCACACTGGTCTAACATAAATGTTTATTAGGAATGAATGGCAAGTTTCGCCATTGGCTTCCTCATATCCACTCATAGTTTATTTTCCATCTGTAGGCCTAAATCTAGTAATACAATAAAATTGTTGAACATTCAAATCACCAGCACTCACCCTTCGCCAATTTTCTCTAAAACATCAAATACTTCCTCTGGCTGCTTTGTCAAACTGTCTTCACTCAACTTCTTGAGTTGCcttcagggggaaaaaagagagagaacatgtcACACCAAAGTACACACTTCACACAAAGTACAAGGGATGACTTGCATGCATGAATTGACAACagaatgttgtttttttccagtgAAGTTCCAATTTTCTTGCTTTAACCTATAATGTGCTTTTTGATAGCTGAGGAGAACtgacttttgtttttatcaCCATCACTATGAATAGCATCACATTTTTTTATCCCCTCTATTCCTTTCTATTCTATTTCTATTCCTATAAGGAATTTCCCAGAGCACAAACTACACCATGTGTTTGCAGTGCTATCCTAAATGTACTAGGCCTATAAAAAGGGCTGTTAAAGTATGCAATAGCCAGCATTATGCAGACAATTCTTAACCTACTTCCAACTTGTTCAGAGAGTCAGACCAGAAATGTCCGAACAGTCAATAACATGTACCACAGGTTGGCATACTGTTTACAAAACCATTCACAATGAATGTACTAAAACACTTGCAATGTTCTTGTGAGCTGCTCCATAAAAAATATGTTCTGTCTAGGCAATAGTCCTACCAGTACTAATTTACATCAGAGGCAGTGGCATTGTGAAGATATTTTGCAATAGTCAGTCAAGACTGTCAAAGACTATTAACACATTCAGTGACTAAGTAAAGCACCAAAACCACTGGGTGAACATCTTCATCTGGTGACAGGTGGGAGGTAGGTCCAAATCACAAAAAGGAATGGCCTAAGGTGAGtactagcctaggcctatccgTTCCCATTGCTATGCGGATCTTGGGCCCTATTGCTATGAGGAACAAATAGACTGGTTGCAAAACACACTCAAATACTATTTACCTACACTAACGTTAACCATCGGACTCTATTTAAGTCACAGATAACCCTGGATTCACCAAGACAACAGGCAAAGTCAAGCGTTTGTACTTTACCCTTTCCAAACCATCATTCAGACTACTGAATGATAGTGACTGACTTCACAGGCCAATGGGCCTATAATATCAACCAAATAATAGATCTATCAGAGTATCTATTAGGCCTACTCCTCTACTACGACTGGTAAAACATTCAGCACTAAATGGCAACATCTAaaagacacaaaacaaatgttgtAGTAGTGCAACCTGGTTATTGCATTAGCTTGTTGAGCCACTTCGTTTATCATGTAGCTGCAGGCCTGAGTGACTACAAGCAATGAATGACTCAATCTCACAGTAACACTTTCCCTCCTCCATGAGTAGTAAGACTTTCCTGTTACAAGTGTCAGTAACGTTGTCTAGATGTAGACTATTCATTTCTTTCTTAATCCGTTTAACATCAGGAAAGCAGACTGTCAGGTAAAACACGTTACTGCAGAGCAAAAATAGAGGCCACGTGAGCCAACTAACATACCATCAACACACAACTTACTGAACTTTAAACTCGTAACATTAGTTAAAGTAACTAGATCTAGTGGCTACCAGTGTGTAGCTGCTAATGAACTTGTCAACGACGCGTTTAGGTCTCCCATAAGATGTGAGCCTGGTAACGTTAACGGACAGGTTCGAGTTCAGCCATTGTTACTTTATTCATTAATCCAAGTTACCGTTACATCGTgtcataacaaaataaaataataaccatTC encodes the following:
- the LOC125302407 gene encoding serine/threonine-protein kinase 4-like, whose translation is MENKEKVQLRNHPRRQLKKLSEDSLTKQPEEVFDVLEKIGEGSYGSVFKAHFKETGEIVAIKQVPVESDLQEIIKEISIMQQCNSPHVVKYYGSYFKNTDLWIVMEYCGAGSVSDIIRLRNKTLTEDEIAAILQFTLKGLEYLHFMRKIHRDIKAGNILLNAEGQAKLADFGVAGQLTDTMAKRNTVIGTPFWMAPEVIQEIGYNCVADIWSLGITAIEMAEGKPPYADIHPMRAIFMIPTNPPPTFRHPDQWSEPFKDFVTQCLVKNPENRATATQLLQHPFTKSSNPSSILRALITDAMEIKLKKQEEQQREQDQDEEENSEEDDVDQGTMVRAGTSDLGTIRAAGSLGSSAGTMIEHSGTMVSQMGTMVINSDDEDEDAGTMKRRDETMQQPAKPSFLEYFEQKEKETQNHGESPNVANNADNRKFPAEVDIEVMRSWSVEELRRRLASLDPQMEQEIEEIRQRYQAKRQPILDAIEAKKRRQKN